TTGACGGTCGAGGTAAAAAGACTGCGCTTAAAGTCTAAGTATTTTCCCGTCCACCCCTCGCGGGCCGTGGTTTCTTCTAGGTCGATGCGCATGAGCCCGTATTCGGGATGGCGCAGTTGCCAGCTCATCTCGCTCATCGTGTGGCCTCCTTGTGCGCTAGCGGTAGCTGGATCCTCCATCTGAATTCCTCGCCTTCGTTTCCTTCCGGACTTCCCTGGTCAGCCGCGATGCTCATGCGCCCGCCGGAAAGCTCCACACGCTCGCGCAGTCCCACTAGACCGTAGCCACCTGTGGTGTCCGCGCCATTGCCCGTTTCGGTTCCTGCCTTCTCGCGCGGGACTGGGTTTCGCATCTCGATGTCTACCGCGCCGGCCGCCTCGCGCACCGTGATACTTACCGGCTGACCGGGCGCGTGCTTGCGTGCGTTCGTCAGGCCCTCTTGTACTGCGCGGTGCACGGCGTGCTGCGCCATCGTGGATAGTCCGGCGAAAACGTCCGGGTCGGTACCGTCCGCGTAGGCCACCGTTACCTCTGCGCCGGCCTCCCGTGCGCTCGCGACCAGCTCCTCGACACCGGTGCGCGGGTCCTGGGAAAGGTCTTCGCGCAAGGCGCTTAAGACGGTGCGCAAATCTTCCACCGCGTTTTGGGCTTCAGCGCGGATGGTGCGCGCAGCCTCCGTAAACTCCTCCGGCACACCCTCGCGCGGATAGCTCAGCGCTCCCGCATGAATAGCCACAAGGCTCAACCGATGCGAAAGCGAATC
The nucleotide sequence above comes from Corynebacterium tuberculostearicum. Encoded proteins:
- a CDS encoding sensor histidine kinase → MVRTKWSTAGIVAACAVANWLVGMVLMNLDIEEYSPTFEEYGPYICTGFAVGVLGIIALPFALEHQPRELSDVDYAGSTRSFIAGCIVLLGSSSYFGAVSGVVAFISMVSRRSTTRSVVAVACFVLAFAIDTSFNPYLSWDEIGWVGAIFVVVVMVAGLLAGQKRGNQREKRWRVEQQARMNREEMRAKVEHARREERESIARDMHDSLSHRLSLVAIHAGALSYPREGVPEEFTEAARTIRAEAQNAVEDLRTVLSALREDLSQDPRTGVEELVASAREAGAEVTVAYADGTDPDVFAGLSTMAQHAVHRAVQEGLTNARKHAPGQPVSITVREAAGAVDIEMRNPVPREKAGTETGNGADTTGGYGLVGLRERVELSGGRMSIAADQGSPEGNEGEEFRWRIQLPLAHKEATR